The following proteins are co-located in the Agromyces laixinhei genome:
- the ispG gene encoding flavodoxin-dependent (E)-4-hydroxy-3-methylbut-2-enyl-diphosphate synthase translates to MPKVPEVLAPRRKSRQIKVGKVLVGGDAQVSVQSMTTTPTTNINATLQQIAELTASGCDIVRVAVPSRDDAEALPIIAKKSQIPVIADIHFQPNYVFAAIDAGCAAVRVNPGNIRKFDDRVGEIAAAAKAAGVSLRIGVNAGSLDPRLLEKYGKATPEALVESAVWEASLFEEHDFHDFKISVKHNDPIVMVKAYRQLAERGDWPLHLGVTEAGPEFQGTIKSATAFGILLGEGIGDTIRVSLSAPPVEEVKVGLQILQSLNLRERKLEIVSCPSCGRAQVDVYKLANDVTDGLEGMTVPLRVAVMGCVVNGPGEAREADLGVASGNGKGQIFVKGEVIKTVPESEIVATLIEEANRIADEMGADAPVGAPEVLTP, encoded by the coding sequence ATGCCCAAAGTCCCTGAGGTACTGGCCCCGCGACGCAAGTCCCGCCAGATCAAGGTGGGCAAGGTGCTCGTCGGCGGCGACGCGCAGGTGAGCGTGCAGTCGATGACCACGACGCCCACGACCAACATCAACGCGACGCTGCAGCAGATCGCGGAGCTCACGGCGTCGGGCTGCGACATCGTGCGCGTCGCCGTGCCGAGCCGTGACGATGCGGAAGCGCTGCCGATCATCGCCAAGAAGAGCCAGATCCCGGTTATCGCCGACATCCACTTCCAGCCGAACTACGTGTTCGCCGCAATCGACGCCGGTTGCGCGGCCGTACGAGTGAACCCCGGCAACATCCGCAAGTTCGACGACCGCGTCGGCGAGATCGCAGCGGCGGCGAAGGCGGCCGGCGTATCGCTGCGCATCGGCGTGAACGCCGGGTCGCTCGACCCACGGCTGCTCGAGAAGTACGGCAAGGCCACGCCCGAGGCGTTGGTCGAGTCGGCGGTGTGGGAGGCGAGCCTCTTCGAAGAGCACGACTTCCACGACTTCAAGATCTCGGTCAAGCACAACGACCCGATCGTCATGGTGAAGGCCTACCGCCAACTGGCCGAACGCGGCGATTGGCCGCTTCACCTCGGCGTGACCGAGGCCGGGCCCGAGTTCCAGGGCACCATCAAGAGCGCGACCGCGTTCGGCATCCTGCTCGGCGAGGGCATCGGCGACACCATCCGGGTCTCACTCTCGGCGCCGCCGGTCGAAGAGGTCAAGGTCGGGCTGCAGATCCTGCAATCGCTGAACCTTCGCGAGCGCAAGCTCGAGATCGTCTCGTGCCCGTCGTGCGGCCGCGCCCAGGTCGACGTCTACAAGCTGGCCAACGACGTGACCGACGGACTCGAGGGCATGACCGTGCCGCTTCGCGTCGCCGTCATGGGGTGCGTCGTGAACGGCCCCGGCGAGGCCCGCGAGGCCGACCTCGGCGTGGCATCCGGCAACGGCAAGGGCCAGATCTTCGTGAAGGGCGAGGTCATCAAGACCGTGCCCGAGTCCGAGATCGTCGCGACCCTCATCGAGGAGGCCAACCGCATCGCCGACGAGATGGGCGCCGATGCGCCGGTCGGCGCTCCCGAAGTGCTCACCCCGTAG